The Methanofastidiosum sp. genomic sequence ATTAGATTAAAAAAAGTAAGCGAAAAAGGGATTCATAAAATAACAGTTCCAAATCATGAAGAAATAGCAAAGGGAACCCTAAACGATATAATAACTAAAATATCCATCTGGAATGATATACCTAAAAATGAATTAATAATAATGCTAAAAGAAAAATAATTAATTAACTTCTAAATTGTGGTAGGTACTTCCAGCATTTTATTCTAATCCATAAACTGATCCAAGGTCTTATCGATACTCCTTTCATCAACTATGTGCTCTATCCCTATATCATAATTATTTTCTAGGATTATTTTCTCTAAATCCTCTGACACAAATCTCCTGTGGCAGTTATTATAATCCTTTTCAGCGCACATAAGTGCAACTGTCTTTTTATTAGAGATAATCTCTCCCAAAAGTTCATGCAAAGCTTGACTGTATCTTTCTGATATTCTATACTGACTAAATCCTTCGGCGGGCATCCCTCCAAGTTTATCCCCTTTATAGGCATATTCTATGCCGTTATCAATTAGCTTTCTAGAAATATTTTCTTTGTTATAGTCCGGGACATATTTACTGAAAGGAAATGTCCTTATATCTATCAAGACTTCCACATCAAACCTCTTCAATATAGAAATAAAATCTGTTATCTTCCTGTTGCTGTGGCCTATCGTATAGATTATCATGAATTTCAGCTTTTCTTGAAAAGCTTTGGATGCTCGGTGTGGACAG encodes the following:
- a CDS encoding type II toxin-antitoxin system HicA family toxin; protein product: MRLLNNLGYEVVRQKGSHIRLKKVSEKGIHKITVPNHEEIAKGTLNDIITKISIWNDIPKNELIIMLKEK
- a CDS encoding DUF488 domain-containing protein, which produces MIIYTIGHSNRKITDFISILKRFDVEVLIDIRTFPFSKYVPDYNKENISRKLIDNGIEYAYKGDKLGGMPAEGFSQYRISERYSQALHELLGEIISNKKTVALMCAEKDYNNCHRRFVSEDLEKIILENNYDIGIEHIVDERSIDKTLDQFMD